Part of the Deinococcus planocerae genome is shown below.
CACACAAACGCCGCATCCGGCAGGTGGAGCGGCGGCCTTGTCTCCAGTCTGGCCGTCGGTCGAGCCGGTCCCGGTGGACGGCGACGGTCAGACCATCCGCACAGAGCGCCCGGTGTAGGTGACCGCTCAGGACCCGGCATCCACCCCCTCGCGCCGCCGCCGCCCTCCTTTCCAGCCCTTGCACTGCGCTCAGGACGGCGCCCAGCGGACCCCGGGGGCTGGAAACGCGGCGTAGTGGCCCCGGCCCGGGGGCGCGCGTGGGGAAATGCCGGGTGGTGCCGCCGCTCCCTGCCAGGCTCTGTAGATACGGCCATCCGCCGTAGGTTCTTCTCTTCGCGCAGAGTGCGCGTGATGTATGACAACTGTTGAAACGTCTCGGCGCCGCGCCGCGTGGCTCGGTGCCCTTCTGATGCTCACCGGCATCTTTGCCAGCGGACCGTTTTTCTGGATCACGACGAGGCTCATGGTCCAGGCCCAGTTCGCGGACGTGGCCCTCGCCACGGCGGAAAATTGGGGCTCTGGGGCCAATCTGCTTGCGGCCCTCCTCCTCACCACCGCGCGCCGCCGCGGCTGGATGAGGTGGGTGCCCACGACCAGCATGCTGGTGTTTTTGCTCGTGTATGCCGCCCTGCTGACTGGGGCGGTCTTTGAACTCTTCGACGCCAGGGCCTTCCTGATCTTCGGATCGGTCAGCCGAATCGCCTTCATCCCACTGACCGTCCTGGTGGCGGCGGAGGGCTTCGGGAATTCGGGCTGGGCCGCCACGGCGGCGAGCCTGATGTACCTGGCGGAATCGGCGGCCCTCCAACCGGTGGCCGCCGCAGTCGCCGCTCACGCTCCTGGCGTGGCGTACGGCATGGGCGCGGCCACCACGGCGCTCGCCGTGATCGGGACCCTGCTGGTGCGGCGCTTCGGCGCGGCGCCGGGACAGGGGCGCACCCCGGAGGCCACGCGGTTGGTGAGTCGCCCGCTGTTCGGGGCGCTGGCGGGCGCCTATTTGCTGTTGCAGGTGGGGTACTTTGCGCGGGATACGTTTTCGGTCGCCATCTGCACCCTGATGGGCGTGAGCGGCGCCGGGATCGGCTGGTGGAGCAGCGCTTCCACCCTCGGCGAGTCGGGTGTGGCGCTCGCCTTCCTGGCCTGGCCGCTCGCCCCTGCCCACTGGCAGGACCGACTCGCCCCCCGGGCCAGACGCCTGGCGCGGTGGGTGGTCCTCGGCGCCTTCGTGACGTTCGCGTCCGCACTCGCCTTCACGGCCCTGGGTGCGGGCAGGTGGCCGGTTTCCTCCCTCTTCGGCGTGCGCCTCGCCGTCGAGGGTCCGGCGGCGGCGACCGTCGAGCGTGTGGCGGAAGGGTACGTCTACGCCGTGTTCGGCCAGTTGCGAGACGGCCAGGCGCCCGCGCTGGTCTTCGACGCCGTGGGGCGTCTGATTCCCATTCTGGGGAGGGGCCTGCTCTACCTGGGGTGGTCGGTTCAGCAGGCCTACCTGGGGACGGCGGTGCTCAGCCTCGGCCTGCTGGTGGCGGCCTACGGGTGCCGGCGTTTTCTCGCGCACGTCTTCATCGATGTGCTGGGGGGCGGTTTCATCCCGGTCCAGACCGACTCGCCGCCCTCACCGACCAGAGGCAACAGCAACTACACGGCGGGCCGGCGCCACAGGCTCGACCGCCGGGCACGCCGCAGCGGGAGGTGCTCGCCGGCCAATCTGGCTCGGCTTCAGCGCGATAGGTAGATGAACAGGGAGAGGACCGGTCTGCTGGTCTTCTCCCTGTTCTGTTGTCCTGTTCTCGTCCTGCCGACGGGTCAGGGGTGAAGCCGAATCAAACGGACCCGGCGCGGGTCGCCGGATCTGGGTCCGGGGCCTCCTCCACGGGGAAGCCCACCGGACCCTGGCGGTTGGCGCCGATGCGGCAGAAGACCGTCTGACCGGTTCGCCAGCCGGCACCCGCGGCATTCTGAACGAACAGCCGGTGTTCCAGGCCGTTGTGACAGTCCACCCGGACCAGGGCCCAGCCCCTGGGGTCCAGGCGTTCGACCACGCCGTCCGTCACGGCGCCCAGCACGAACACGTCCTCGGCGCGCTGCTCCTCGGCGCCGCGCAGGGGGGGCAGGACCCGGAACAGGACCCGGGCGCCGCGGCGAAGCGGGACGTCGACGGCCAGGTTGCGCGGCTGGAAGTAGTAGATCATCCCGCCCTGGTCTTCCAGGAAGCCGAAGGTGCGGCCCGTGCGCAGCACCGTCCCCCGCACCCAGCGGCTGAGCGGCGTGTCTGCCCGCGCCCCTGGGTCCGGCGCCTCGTCACGTGCCGGGCGGGCCGCCCGCGCCCGGGGCCCGGCCCCCGTGACCCGCGGTGCTTGCAGGTCGCCGGGCCGCAGCCGGTCCCACAGCACCTCGTGGCACAGGGTCACGGCGCCGCCCGCCGCGCCCAAAGACCGCGACCCGCCCAGCAGCGGCGCGGTTGTCGTCGTCAGGCCGCTCAGCCGCGCGGCCTCGTCGTCACACAGCAGCGCCCCCGGCTGGCCGTGGAGCAGGCCGCGCAGCGCCTCGGCGCGCTCGAGGGCGGGGCCCATGAACCCGGGGGCCTGGCCCGGGGCCTGAAGTTGGCCGACCCGTCCGGTCACCAGCGCGGCGGCACCGGTCCAGCCGTCCTGGGCCGCGGCCCGCAGCACGGCGGCGGCACCCTCGAGCGCCAGCAGGGCGTGGGTCTCGGGAAACACCAGCGCCAGCCCGCCCTCGACGGGCACCTCGCCCAGGGCCTGCGGGCGCAGCGCCGCGACCTCGGCGCGCAGTTGGGCCTCCGCGCCCGACGTGGTGATCACCAGCACGGCGCCCGGGAACACCTCGGCCCGTCCGTTCGCGCTCCTGCTCAGGTTGTCTGCCGTCATGACATCCTCCTCGGGGGCGCCCGCGCCCGGCACCGTCCCGGGCCGCCACGCTCGGCGCCCGGGATCGGGTCATTGTCACGGCGGCCTTCCCCACCTCGGCGGGGAACCGCACACCGGCGGGGGGGCCAGACGGGGGCGGGGGTCAGGGCGGCGCGCCCGCAGGAGCGCGAGACCGCGGCGGGCCTTGACCGTGCGGCCCCGATCCGCGGGCCTCCTCGGTCCGCGCCCGACACCTCCGGAACGCCCCACCGGGCTCTCGTCGCCCCGGCTGGTCCGTCTGGACCCCCGGCCCGGGTGGTCCGTCTGGGCCTGTCGCCCGGCGGAGGGCGGGGCGCAGCATGTCCCCACGCGGTCCGGCCCGCCCCACCGGGGGCCAGCGACGCGGGCCATTTCGGCAGGTTTTCGTTCTGGAGGTGTGACTCGTGATGCGGCACAGCGACTGGTCCGGTCTCCATCTGACCCTTCCGAGCCCCAGGGTCGTCTGTCTGTGCGGCGCCGAACGTTTCCGGGCGGCCTTCGCCGCGCTCGACCGTCGGCTGACCGACCAGGGCTGCGTGGTGGTGACCATCGCCAACCCGGCCCGCGCCTGCGACGGCCAGGACCCGGCTGAGCTGCCGCACGCCCGCGCCGACCTGCACAAGATCGAGTGGTGCGACGAGTTCGTGGTGCTCAACGTCCACGGCTACATCGACGAACTGACCCGCCAGCACCTGCGCCACGCCCAGCGGCTGGGCAAGCGGGTTCGCTTCGTGGACCCGCTGGGCGGCCAGAGGCGGCCCGAGCGTCCCGACCTGCCCGGGCAGGACGCGCCGCGGCGCGCGGCCAGTCCGGTGTTCACCCCCGCCGAGGGGATCACGGTGGTGGGGGAGGGCACGGTGATGGACCTCACGGCGCCCTTCAAGGTGCGCGGCGGCGCGGTGCTGCTGTACGGACCCGACGAGACCCGGCCCGCCTGCACGCTGGTCAGCGAGCACGTCTGGCCGGGCGTGCAGTGGGTGCCCGAGGTCTGGTACGCCGAGGCCGCCAGCCACACCCAGGTGGTGCGCTACAGCGCCGAGCCCGCCGCCCTGCAACCCATCGGCGAACTGATCCGCTGGGCCATCGCCACCAGCGGCCAGATCTGGGAGCGGATGCTGTGGGGCCTGCTGCTCGTCGATTCGGTGGCGACCCAGGAGGAACTCAGCGCGATCATCGGGTGCAGGCGCGAGTCGGTGACCACCGCCATGCGCGACTTCCGCGCGCGGGAGCTGATCGAAAAGGTGGATGGCCGCATCCGCCTGACGGCCAAGGGGCTGGTGTACGCCGCGCAGCTCGGCGCGCTGGAGGGCGCGGACGCCGGGGCCGACCTCGGGGAGGCCGAACTCGGGAGCCTGGCCGCCCTGGTGGACCCGGACCTGAACTGACCCCGCCCCACCCGCGGCGAAATTTTTCCCGGCACGGCCACGGACAGGCCGTGCAATAGGTCCGTGCCCCACGGACGACCAGGAGGAAGCGCATGACCCTGCCCCTTTCATCGCCCGCGTCGCCCCGGCCTGCGACCCCGCCGGCCCCCACGGCGGGCGGCCCGGCGGTGACGCTCCACCTGAGCCTCACGCAACTGGTGATGGGCCGCTACCGTCCCCGTCAGCGGTTCGACGCCGCCGCGCTCGACGCGCTGGCCCGCTCGCTGGCCTCGCACGGGGTCGCGCAGCCGCTCCTCGTTCGCCCGCTGGAGGGCGGCGAGCCGGGGGAAGGCCGCTACGAGATCGTGGCGGGCGAGCGGCGCTACCTCGCCGCGCAGCAGCTCGGCCTGACCCACCTGCCCGCGGTGGTGCGGCGGCTGAGCGACGAGGCCGCGCTGGAACTGTCGCTCGTCGAGAACCTGCAACGCGAGGACCTGAACGAACTGGAGCAGGCCGAGGGCGTGCTGCGGCTCCTGGCGCTGCGGTTGGGGCGCGAGGTGGGCGGCGTGCGGTCGCTGCTCTACCGCATGGACAACGAGGCCAAGCACAAGGTTACCCAGCAGGTGTTGGGTAGCGAGGACGCCCGGACGGTCGAGCGGGTCTTCGCGGAGCTGGGCACCCTGAGCTGGGCCAGTTTCGTCTCCACGCGCCTGCCGCTGTTCTCGCTGCCCCCGGACGTGCTGGAGGCGCTGCGTGCCGGGGTCCTGAGTGCGGCGGGCGCCCGCTTGCTGGGACGCCTGCGCGACCCGGCTGACCGGGCCCCCCTGCTCGCCGAGGTCTGGGACGCGCCCCCCGGCGACGCCGAGCTGCGCAGGCGGGTCCTGACCGTGCTCGGCGCCTCCCGCTCGCAGCTCCCGGCGGCCCAGCCCCCGGCGGCCCAACCGGGACCGCCCGCCGCCCGCCTGACCGCCTGGGCCCACACGCTGCTGGGCGGGCGCCGCTGGCGCAGTCCGGCGCGGCAGGCGCGGGCCCAGGCGCTGCTGGAGGAACTCGCCCAACTGCTCTGTGCCGAGGAGGACGATGATGCGCCCGTCACGCCGTAGCCCGCGGGTCTGGGCCATCTGCCGCGCCCGCCCGGACTCACCGCCGGGCTCACTCCTGATCCTGCTGCTGTGCCTGCTGGCCGCGCTGTGGTGGCCCGGCAGCGGGCGGGCGCAGAACGCGACCTACTTCGCCGCCGACCTTCAGGCCGCGCCCCGCACGGTGCTGGTGTCACCCGACTACCTGACCGTGATCGAGTTCTACCAGGAGGTGGACCAGATTTCCTCGGGCCGCCCGGAGCTGCTGCACGTGGAGGCGTCCGGCGCCAAGGTCTACGTGTCCGCGCTGGGACGCTCGGGGTCGACCGATCTGGTGGTCGAGGTCGGCGCGCGGACCCAACTGCTGCGCGTCGAGATCGTCCCGGGCAACAACACCCGGCGCTATGTGGTGCGGCTCGACCGGCCCGCCCCCCCGCTCAGGGTGACCCCCCCACCTCCGCCTCCGCCCGCGAGCCGCCCGGCCCCGGCCCGGACGGTCAACCCCGCCTGGCTGTCGTTCCGGGTGACCGCAGGAGACCTGGACGGGCGCCCAGACGCGGTGACGCTGCTCTTCGCCGTCGAGCACCGGGGCAGCGCGCCCCTGCTGGTCCTGAACGCCGCCGACCTGAGGGTGCGGCAAGGCGGCACGGCGGTGGCCGTGCAGGTTCGGCAGGGCCTCGACCCGGCCACGCTGCGAAGGGGCCGCACCCATCAGGGCACCCTGGTGCTGCGTCTCGGTGCGGCCCAGCGGCGCGGCGCCCCCATCACGCTGAGCTGGACGCTGCGCGACCCGAGCACCCAGACCAGCTACGTCGTGGAACGGCGCCTGGACGCGCGCACCCTGGCCCCGGTCCGGCCCTGAACTCCCCGTAGGACACACGCGTGAGGTGAACCATGAAGACCGCCCCCCCAACCCCTGAGGATGCCCGGACCCGCCGCCCGACCCGGTCCCGGCTCACGGCGGCCCTGGGTCTGCGCTGCCTGTCCTTGGGCGCCCTGGGCCTGGGAGCGCCGGGCCTGCCCTCCGTGGCCCGCGCCCAGGTCCCCTACGTGGGCATCGTGAGCCTGGTGGACATCGGCGCGAGGCCGGGCGTGCAGCGGGAAGCCGGGCGGGGCGGCCTGGTCGCCGTGCCGGGCGTGAACCCGGACGGACTGCCGCTGGTCGAGCTGATCCACGTGCAGAACCTGCTGGCCTGCCGCGCGCAGAGGCGGGCGTCCGGCGGCCCGGCCCCCTGCCCCCGCTACGAGTGGTCCGTGCCCTTCATCCCGGAGCCCAGCGCCCTGAAGC
Proteins encoded:
- a CDS encoding helix-turn-helix domain-containing protein — encoded protein: MRHSDWSGLHLTLPSPRVVCLCGAERFRAAFAALDRRLTDQGCVVVTIANPARACDGQDPAELPHARADLHKIEWCDEFVVLNVHGYIDELTRQHLRHAQRLGKRVRFVDPLGGQRRPERPDLPGQDAPRRAASPVFTPAEGITVVGEGTVMDLTAPFKVRGGAVLLYGPDETRPACTLVSEHVWPGVQWVPEVWYAEAASHTQVVRYSAEPAALQPIGELIRWAIATSGQIWERMLWGLLLVDSVATQEELSAIIGCRRESVTTAMRDFRARELIEKVDGRIRLTAKGLVYAAQLGALEGADAGADLGEAELGSLAALVDPDLN
- a CDS encoding ParB/RepB/Spo0J family partition protein, translating into MTLPLSSPASPRPATPPAPTAGGPAVTLHLSLTQLVMGRYRPRQRFDAAALDALARSLASHGVAQPLLVRPLEGGEPGEGRYEIVAGERRYLAAQQLGLTHLPAVVRRLSDEAALELSLVENLQREDLNELEQAEGVLRLLALRLGREVGGVRSLLYRMDNEAKHKVTQQVLGSEDARTVERVFAELGTLSWASFVSTRLPLFSLPPDVLEALRAGVLSAAGARLLGRLRDPADRAPLLAEVWDAPPGDAELRRRVLTVLGASRSQLPAAQPPAAQPGPPAARLTAWAHTLLGGRRWRSPARQARAQALLEELAQLLCAEEDDDAPVTP